In Priestia megaterium NBRC 15308 = ATCC 14581, the following proteins share a genomic window:
- a CDS encoding DUF6254 family protein, with protein sequence MTQSKSQKERQWNVRKQSQNPSHGKVKSFEELSEEITPKRK encoded by the coding sequence ATGACTCAGTCTAAAAGTCAAAAAGAGCGTCAGTGGAATGTGCGAAAACAATCACAAAACCCATCGCATGGAAAAGTGAAATCTTTTGAAGAACTATCAGAAGAAATCACGCCTAAACGTAAATAA
- the nhaC gene encoding Na+/H+ antiporter NhaC, with protein sequence MKKEISFIQSIAVILVLLAIIFVSLFTLKLPPHIPLIFGVAFISVIGFLLKYKWTEMEKGILDGVRLGIKPILILMLIGMLIAIWMVGGTIPTILSYGFHWISPQYFLISALVITVLVSTFTGSSLTTVSTVGVALFGVGTAIGVHPGLAAGMIVSGAVFGDKMSPLSDTTNFASGIVEVPLPKHIQHITWTTVPSIVITAIIALVIGINGNQESVNYGEIQGIQDALKHTFNLHVLTLLSPLLVLIFSMRRVDVLPTLVLGIVTAIITGMITQHEFTLSQLLGVLQSGPAVESGNEVVDAIVNKGGMQSMMFSISLIMIALSLGGLMRAVGIIDALLEGLAKQIRRSGDVIFATLLSSIGVNVITGEQYLSILLPGQTFKPLYEKWNLDPKNLSRTLEDGGTVINAIIPWGVSGAFISTALNIPAADYIPFTFFSILCPIFSIILAYTGIGIAKKKAQS encoded by the coding sequence AAAAGAAATTTCATTTATACAATCAATAGCGGTGATTTTGGTGCTATTAGCTATTATTTTTGTTTCATTATTTACGTTAAAGCTGCCGCCTCATATTCCGCTGATATTTGGTGTAGCATTTATTAGTGTGATTGGCTTTTTGTTGAAATATAAGTGGACAGAAATGGAGAAAGGGATTTTAGACGGTGTCAGACTGGGCATTAAGCCTATCCTTATTTTAATGCTGATCGGGATGCTTATTGCGATTTGGATGGTAGGAGGAACGATACCGACGATTTTATCCTACGGCTTCCACTGGATTTCACCCCAGTACTTTTTAATTAGTGCTTTAGTTATTACCGTATTAGTTTCAACATTCACGGGAAGTTCATTAACAACCGTCAGTACGGTAGGGGTCGCTTTATTTGGCGTAGGAACTGCTATTGGTGTACATCCAGGGCTAGCAGCGGGGATGATTGTTTCAGGAGCTGTGTTTGGAGATAAGATGTCTCCATTGTCTGATACAACAAATTTTGCTTCTGGTATCGTTGAAGTTCCGCTTCCTAAACATATTCAGCACATTACGTGGACGACGGTTCCAAGTATTGTTATTACAGCAATCATTGCACTTGTAATCGGAATCAACGGAAATCAGGAAAGCGTCAATTACGGGGAAATTCAAGGAATTCAAGACGCATTAAAACATACGTTTAATTTACATGTGTTAACGTTGCTTTCTCCACTTTTAGTTCTTATTTTTTCGATGAGAAGAGTCGATGTACTGCCAACGTTAGTTTTAGGTATTGTAACGGCCATCATTACAGGAATGATCACACAGCATGAATTTACGCTGAGTCAATTGCTAGGCGTTCTTCAAAGCGGGCCTGCAGTAGAGTCAGGAAATGAAGTAGTGGATGCGATTGTGAATAAAGGCGGAATGCAGTCCATGATGTTTTCTATTTCCCTTATCATGATTGCCTTGTCGCTAGGTGGCTTGATGAGAGCCGTTGGAATTATTGATGCTTTGTTAGAAGGATTAGCAAAACAAATTCGCCGCAGCGGAGACGTTATTTTTGCTACGCTTCTATCTTCAATTGGAGTGAACGTTATTACAGGCGAACAGTATTTATCGATTCTCTTGCCTGGACAGACGTTTAAGCCGCTGTATGAAAAGTGGAATTTAGATCCAAAAAACTTATCACGAACGCTTGAAGACGGTGGAACGGTTATTAATGCTATTATTCCATGGGGGGTCAGCGGTGCTTTTATTTCAACTGCATTAAATATTCCTGCAGCTGACTATATTCCATTTACATTCTTTAGCATTTTATGTCCTATTTTTTCAATTATTTTAGCATATACAGGCATTGGCATTGCCAAGAAAAAAGCTCAGTCTTAA
- a CDS encoding alpha/beta hydrolase family protein, with translation MKKWGIIALITVAVLGVTAVFNRAESDDVNKEKLNLLSPYSNKVDVYSITYPSDNLKIKGFLVQPKDIADKHYPLLVYNRGGNREHGMIRAKTLQYLSYWASKGYVVVATQYRGNGGSEGTETYGGKDIDDVLNLIKWGEQLPYVNHQQKVALGYSRGGMMTYLTMKNGVKFDAVVVQSGITDMFQFYDQRGPEMKQVLRTIVGDPAQYPERYKSRSVVYWSDKVNSPLLILQGDHDRKVHHTQAEKLVKQLDEQGKEYKYVLYKNGDHPLTAYYDQYNAEIDKWFKIHLAKQ, from the coding sequence TTGAAAAAATGGGGCATCATTGCATTAATCACTGTAGCTGTGCTCGGTGTGACAGCGGTTTTCAACCGAGCTGAAAGTGATGATGTAAATAAAGAAAAATTGAATTTATTATCGCCTTATTCAAATAAAGTAGATGTATATAGCATTACGTATCCTAGTGATAATTTAAAGATAAAAGGGTTTTTAGTACAGCCTAAAGACATTGCAGACAAACATTATCCGCTTTTAGTATATAATCGCGGAGGAAATCGCGAACATGGCATGATTCGCGCAAAAACACTGCAGTACTTATCATATTGGGCAAGTAAAGGCTACGTCGTGGTTGCGACTCAATACAGGGGAAATGGCGGAAGTGAAGGTACAGAGACGTACGGGGGTAAAGATATTGACGACGTATTAAATCTTATTAAGTGGGGAGAACAGCTTCCTTATGTAAATCACCAGCAAAAGGTAGCGCTAGGATATTCACGCGGCGGCATGATGACGTATTTAACGATGAAAAACGGCGTTAAATTTGATGCAGTTGTCGTACAATCAGGTATTACAGACATGTTTCAATTCTATGATCAAAGAGGGCCTGAAATGAAACAAGTGCTGCGGACGATTGTAGGAGATCCGGCGCAGTATCCAGAGAGGTATAAAAGTCGTTCTGTTGTCTATTGGAGCGATAAAGTAAATTCACCTCTTTTGATTTTACAGGGTGATCATGATCGTAAAGTTCACCACACGCAGGCTGAAAAGCTTGTGAAACAATTAGATGAGCAGGGAAAAGAATATAAATATGTACTGTACAAAAACGGAGACCATCCGCTAACTGCTTATTATGATCAATATAACGCGGAAATTGATAAATGGTTTAAAATACATTTAGCTAAGCAGTAA